The genomic interval CTTCACCCCGACCTGCTCGACCTATCAGCTTCCCGATTTCGAAAAGCTGTTCCCCGAGTTTCAGGCCCAGGGCATCGACGACATCTACTGCATGTCGGTCAATGACGCCTTCGTCATGAACGCCTGGGCCAAGGGCCAGAATCTCGAGCACGTCAAGGTCATCCCGGACGGTTCCGGCGAGTTCACCCGCAAGATGGGCATGCTCGTCAACAAGGACAATCTCGGCTTCGGCATGCGCTCCTGGCGCTATGCCGCCATCATCAATGATGGCGTTGTCGAGCAGTGGTTCGAGGAAGAGGGCTTCTCCGACATGTGCGAGACCGACCCCTACAGCGTGTCCTCGCCGCAGAACATTCTCGAAAACCTGAAGCGCGAAGCCAAGGCCGCCTGAGGCCTTTCGGTCCGCTTCGACGGAAAGCAAGGGCGGTCGGTAAACGGCCGCCCTTTTTCTTGCACCGCGTGCCCCGGATGCCGCAGTGCACGCGCTTGCCAAGCGTCGCAATCTTGTTATGAAGGTAGGAACGCCCGGCATCGTTGCAAACCGGGACGATCAAGGGGAAAGCATGCAGCGCGTTACCAGTTTCATTCCCGCAAGCGAGGGCGGCGGCGCGGTGGCCGGACGCGTCGAGCTGACTCATGACGGCCGGCATCTTCGCCGCAAGGCGCTTAAGCTTGAAGACGGTTCGAGCGTGATGCTCGACCTGAAGGAAGCGGTGCTGTTTGCCACCGGCGATCGGCTGGTGCTGGAGGACGGAAGGACGATCGAGATCGTTGCCGCGCCAGAGGAACTTTACGAGATCCATGCTCATGGCCGGTTGCACCTTATCGAGCTTGCCTGGCATCTCGGCAATCGTCATCTGCCGGCCCAGATCGAGGAAGGGCGGATCCTGATCCTGCGCGACCACGTGATCCGCCAGATGCTGGAAGGCCTCGGCGCGCATGTGCATGAGGTGGTCGAGCCGTTCCAGCCGGTGCGCGGCGCCTATCACAGCGGACACGGAGACCATCACCATCACGGCCATCACCACGATTGACGGCGGCGCCGTTTCGGGCGCCGCGCTTCTAAGGCTGTTGGCCTGGCTGTCGCCGGCCTTTCCGCTGGGCGGGTTTTCCTATTCCGGCGGGCTTGAGCGTGCGGCCCATGACCGGCTGCTGGAAGATGCGGATGACGTGGCCGAATGGCTCGCCGTCTCGCTTCGCCACGGGTTTCTGTGGAATGACGCCGTGCTGTTGTGCGAGGCCCATCGCGCGGCCGGCGACGCGGAGCGCCTTGCCACCACCGCCGCCCTTGCCGCAGCACTTGCCGGTTCGCGCGAGCGCCATGCCGAAACGCTGGCGCTGGGCGCAGCCTTTGTGGCCGCCGCCGGCGCGTGGTCGGCGTCCGGCGACGAGGGTTTGCCGCCGGAAACGCCGCTGCCGGTCGCCTTCGGCGCGGTTGCCGCATCGCACGGCATTGGCCTGGAAGTGGCCTGTCAGGGCTATCTCCATGCCCAGGTGTCACAGTATATTTCGGCCGCGATCCGGCTGTCGCTTGCCGGTCAGGTGGCCGGCCTTGCCGTGCTTTCGGGGCTGGAGCAGCCGATCCTCGACCAGGCGGCGCGGGCTGCAGCGTCGACGCCGGATGATCTCGGCGGCTGCGCCTTCAGCGCCGATATCGCCGCTCTGCGTCACGAGGTCCAGCATTCACGGCTGTTCCGGTCGTAATGAACGAGGTAAGACAATGAAATCCGAAAACGGTCCCCTGCGCGTCGGCATTGGCGGCCCGGTCGGCTCCGGCAAGACCGCGCTCACCGAAAAGCTGTGCAAGGCGTTGAGCCGCGACTATTCCGTCGCCGTGGTCACCAATGACATCTATACCCGCGAGGATGCCGAGGCGCTGGTGCGCATGCAGGCGCTCACCTCCGACCGGATTGTCGGCGTGGAGACCGGCGGCTGCCCGCATACCGCCATCCGCGAGGATGCGACGATCAACCTTCAGGCGATCGCCGGGTTGAACAGCCGCATCCCCGATCTCGATATCATCTTCATCGAATCGGGCGGCGACAATCTTGCGGCCACCTTCTCCCCGGATCTTGCTGATATCACCATCTATGTGATTTCGGTCTGCCAGGGCGAGGAAATCCCGCGAAAGGGCGGCCCCGGCATCACCCGGTCGGACATGCTGGTGATCAACAAGAAGGATCTGGCACCCTATGTCGAGGTCGACCTGGATGTCATGGCGCGCGATTCCGAGCGCATGCGCAATGGCGGCCCGACCGTGTTCACCGACCTGAAGCGCGGCGATGGCGTTGAGGCGGTTGTCGCTTTTCTGAAGGAGGCAGGCGGGCTGTAGTTGTCTATAGACGCTTCAAGGCCTCGATATCGGTGATCTCGATTGTCCGGCCGTGGACGTTGACGCCAAGGGTCTTGAGCGCGCCGAAGGCCCGCGACAGGGCTTCCGGGGCGAGGCCGAGCTTGCCGGCAAGCAGGCTTTTGCGGCAGGCAAGCCGGAAGCTGGCGGGCGCCGTATCACCCGGACACTGGCTGAGCAGGTAATGCGCCACCCTTTGCAGCGCGGTATTGAGCCGGTCATCGGCCACGCAGTCGATCGCCTGCTGCAACTGCGTTGCGAGCGACATGGCCAGGACCCGTGCCATGCTGCCATCGTCATTGGCCGCGATCTGGCGCACCTTGGCGAGATCGTAGCAGACCAGCGTGGCGTTCTCGGCGGCCTGGGCGCTGTAGCGGCAGGTGTCGCCGGAAAACACCAGATCGTCGCCGAAGGTATCGCCCGGTCCGCAGATGCGGATATCGCCCTCCCGGCCCTCATTGTTCTGCCTGAACAGCCGGACATAGCCGGTCACGACGCTGTAGAAATACCGCGCGGGATCGCCTTCGAGAAACAGCAGGTCAGGCGGCGCGGCGTTGATGAAACTGGCGCATTCCATCAACCGGTTGACCGTCGTCATATCCATCGCCGCCGTCAGGCCGGTCTCGATGAACTGCGCTTTCCTGCGTTCGCTCACATTGAGGGTCGTGTTCATTGTCCCGCCTCCCATGGCGCGGCTATGGTGGTGCGTATCCACGAACCGGCTCCTTTGCTTCTCGCTCACCGCATTCGGTCCGGAAGAAAGCGGCCGTCATCAGTGAAAATATGACGGAATGGGCGGAAAAGGATTGATTTCAATCAAGCGAAGAATGGTTCGGCGCGTGGTCTCCGTGCGGGGCTCCCATAAACGCAAAAGGCCGGCGTCATCCGCCGGCCTCCTTAAGTGATGGTCTCTATGGCGCGTCAGGCCATGCCGCGTTTGGAAAGGTTGTCGCGATCGCCTTCCAGAGTCTCCACCCGCTCCTCGAGCCTTGCGAGCTTGGCCCGGTTGGCCTCGCTCATCCGTCCGGCGGTCTCGGCGGTGTAGACCACGTCATTGGGGTCCGCCTTGCCGATGAACCGGCCGAAGACCCAGCGCAGCAGACGCGCCAGATCGTCCATGATCATGAAGAAGGCGGGGACCACCAGCAGCGACAGCGCGGTCGAGACGATGATACCGCCGATCACCGCGATCGCCATCGGCGCGCGGAAGGACGAGCCTTCGCCGACGCCAAGCGCCGCCGGCAGCATGCCAGCCGACATCGCGATCGAGGTCATGATGATAGGCCGCGCGCGCTTGCGTCCGGCCTCCACCAGCGCCTGCCGCCGGTCGAGCCCGTGCCAGATTGCTTCCTTGGCGAAGTCCACCAGCAGGATCGCGTTCTTTGTCACGATCCCCATCAGCATCAGGAGGCCGATCAGAACCGGCATCGAGATCGGATTGTCGGTGACGATCAGCGCGATCGCGACCCCGCCCAGCGCCAATGGCAGCGAGAACAGGATGGTGAACGGCTGGATCACGTCCTTGAACAACAGGATCAGCACCGCCAGCACCAGGAACAGGCCGAGCATCATCGCGTTCATGAAGCTCTGCTGCATTTCGGCGAGGATCTTGGCGTCGCCGCTTTCGGCCAGCGTGACGCTTGCGGGAAGGTCGGTGCTGTCGACGATCTCGCGGAACTTCGCCGTCGCAGGATCGAGCGCCACGCCCGGCGGCAGGTTGGCCCCGATTGAGACCACGCGATGGCGGTCATAGCGCTGCACCGTGCTGACGCCCTCGGAATAGTCGACGTCGGCGACGACCGACAGCGGCACCATTTCGCCCGACGCGGCCTTGATCTTCAGCGCCCGGATCGCGGCAAGGTCGCGCCTGAGTTTCAGGTCGGTGCGCACCCGCACCGGGATCAGGCGGTTGTCGAGCGAGATCTTCGCCAGGTTGGCATCGATATCGCCGACGGTCGCCACCCGCACGGTTTCGGAAATCTGCGCCGGGGTGATGCCGAGCCGGGCCGCGATTTCCTTCTTTGGCCGGATTTTCAGTTCCGGACGCGGCAGCGCGCCTTCGGAGGAAACCTTGTCCAGCATCGGCTCGGTGCGCAATTTCGCCTCCAGGATCGCGACGGCCTCCTGCAGGTCCTCCTCGTTGTCGGAGAGGAAGTTGAACTCGATATCACGCTGTCCGCGGTCGTTGAGCTTGGTGATCCGAAGGTCGGGAATGTCGGACAGGCCTGCAAGGATTTCCTGCTCGATCTGCCATTGCGGAATTTCACGGCCCGATGGAGGGATTTTCGGCAGATATTGGCCGATCAGCGGCAGGCTGCCGAGCATGTCGTTGACCAGCGCTTCCGGCAGTGAATGCGCGAGCTTGCCGAGCGTGACCGTGATGGTGGCCCGGCGATATTCGAGGTCGCCCAGCGGCGAGGAACCGCCCAGCACGGTGACATCCTCGACGCCATCATAGCCTTCGATCCGTTCCGCGATCAGGTCGGTCATCTCCTCGGTATCGGAAAGCCGTGCATTCGGCGGCAGCTCGACCGAGAGCACGATGCGCGAGGCATCTTCCGGCGGTATGAAACTGCCGGGAATGCGCGCCATGAAGAACAGCGAGACGGCGAGAACGCCGATCGCGGCTACCAGCGTCGCATAGCGCCATTTGGTGGTCCAGCGCACGGCAGCGGTGTAGCTGCGCATGATCCGGCCATCATTGTGCTCGGCGTCTTCCTTGTGCTTGTGCTTGCTGGGCTTCAGCATATAGGCCGCCATCACCGGGGTGATCAGGCGGGCGACGACCAGCGAGAAGAACACGGCGAAGGCCACCGTCAGGCCGAACTGGATGAAGTACTGGCCCGGAATGCCCGGCATGAACGACACCGGCACGAACACGGCGATGATGGTGAAGCTCGTCGCGATCACCGCAAGCCCGATCTCGTCGGCCGCCTCAAGCGCCGCGCGATAGGGCGTCTTGCCCATATTGATGTGGCGCTCGATATTCTCGACCTCCACGATCGCGTCATCGACGAGAATGCCGGTCGCCAGCGTCAGCGAAATCAGGCTCACCAGGTTGAGCGAGAAGCCGAGCATGTCCATGATCCAGAAGGTCGGGATCACCGACAGCGGCAGGGCGACCGCGGCAATCAGCGTCGCCCGCCAGTTGTGCAGGAACAGGAACACGACGATGATGGCGAGCAGCGCGCCCTCGTACAGCGTGTCCATCGCGGCGGTGTAATTGCCCTTGGTGAAGTAGACGGCGTCATCGATCAGCGAGATCGAGACATCGGGGTTTTCCGCGCGGACCTCGTCCAGCGCCTCGGCCACCGCGTCGGCAACCGTCACTTCGCTGGCGCCCTTGGAGCGGAACACGCCGAAGGAGACGACAGGCTCGCCGCCGTGGCGCGCGAAGGTGCGCGGCTCCTCATAGGTATCCGTGACCGTGCCAAGGTCGGAAAGCCGGGCATACCGGCCGCCGCCGAGCGCGATCGTGGTGCTGGCGAGATCGGAGACGCTGCGGCTGTCGCCAAGCGTGCGGATCGCCTGCTCCGAGCCGCCGACCTGGCCGCGGCCCGAGCCGACATCGGCATTGGTCTGGCGTAGCTGCGCGTTCACTTCCGAGGCGGTGATGCCATAGCTTGCCAGCTTGTCGGCATCGAGCGAGACCTGGATTTCGCGGTCCGCGCCGCCATAACGGTCGACCCGGCCGACGCCCTTGATGCCCTGCAGCGCGCGCTCCACCTTGTCGTCGACGAACCAGGAGAGTTCCTCCAGCGACATGTTGGGAGAGGAGACGGCAAAGGTCTGGATCGCCTGGCCCTCGACATCGATCTTGCGCACCACGGGGTCTTCGGCGGTGGCCGGCAGATCGGAGCGGATATTGTCGATCGCGTCCTTGACGTCGCGCAGCGCCTCGTCGGGGCTCACTTCCATGCGGAACAGAACCGAGGTCGTCGAGATGCCGTCCGTCACGGTCGAGTTCAACTCGTCGACGCCGGTGACGCTCGCGATCGCGTCCTCGATCTTCTTCGTCACCTGCATTTCAAGCTCGGCGGGGGCGGCCCCCGACTGCGCCACGGTGACGGCGACGACCGGCACGTCGATATTCGGAAAACGCGTGACCGGCATGTCCTTGAAGGCCTGCAGGCCCAAAAACAGCAACAGGCCCATCGCCAGAAGCGGCGCGACGGGATTTCGGATCGCCCAGGCTGAAAAGTTCATCGCTCAGATCCTCAGTTGGACGCCGTGGCGGAGGCGGGAACCGGGTTGATCCGGTCACCGGCGCGCACATAGGCGCCGGCCTTGGCCACCACCTGGTCGCCTTCGGAAAGCCCGCTTGTGATCTGGACGGTTTCGCCGTCCTGAATACCGGTCTCCACGTCAACGACTTCAACAATACCGTCCTTGACGCGGCGCACCGTGGCGCTGCCCTGGCTGATATTGACCGCCGTCAGCGGCAGGGCGAGGTCGTCCGCCTGCTTGGTGATGATTTCGGCGCTGGCATACATGCCCGAGCGCGCGCTTTCAGGGTTGTCGATGCTGATGAACACATCGGCAAGCCGGGTGGCGTCGTTGACGATCGGCGAGACCAGCCGCACCGTGCCCATGATCGGCGCACCGGCGCCGACGAGCTCGATTTTCGCCTTCTGGCCGGCAGCGACCTTCATGACCGAATCTTCCGGCACCTGCGCCACGAGTTCGATCGCGCCGTCCTCGATGATGGTGAACATCGGACTGGAAGAACCGCTTGCGATGGCGCCGATACGGGCGTTCTTGTCGGAAATCACGCCAGAGACCGGCGCCTTGATATTGGTGCGCTCAAGACGCAACGCGATATCGTCGATCTGCGCCTCGGTGACCGCGATCTCGGCGTGGGCGACCGAGATGGCCTCGCGGGCGGCCGCCGCGCTGGCATCGGCGCGCAGCGCCTCGGTCTCTGCCTGCTCCAGAGCGGAGGTCGAGACCGATCCGTTATCGGCGAGCCTTTGGGTGCGCTCGAACTGGCGGCGCGCATCGGTCTGGGCGGCTTCACTGGCGGTCAACTGCGCCTTGAGCTGCGCCAGGCTCGCCTCGGCTCTGGCCTTGTTCGCCTGCAGGCTGCTCCGCTCCAGCTCCAGCATGTCGGTGCGCAGGGTTGCAAGCACCGCGCCCGCCTCGACCCGGTCGCCGATCTCGGCCGCGATGGTCTCGATTGAAAGCCCCTCAAGCAGCGGCTGCACGAACACCTCCTCGACCGGGCGGATCGTGCCGGTTGCCAGCACAATTTCGGTCAGCGGTTTTACCGTTGCATCGGTAACCACGATGGCGGGAAGGGAAACGGCCGGTTCGGCAGAGGTTTCCCCATCCGCGGCAACGGAGGGTGCTGCGGCAAGTGCGATGAGCACGGCGGTCGCTGCGGCAAGGCGGGTCGGTTTCGGCATGTAAAGTACCCCAGTCGGCCGGGAGGAGGCCGGTTCCTCGTGAGCAATCGTCCTGCCCGAATGGCGGACTTCCAAGCTCGTTTACGTGTCGCGCCGGGCGGTCGGATTGTCGCCGTGGCAAAAACTCAATCTGGCAATCGCGAGAGCGGCCCGCAGGGCATGCGTCGTCGCGTCGTGCGGCAGTTCGTCATAAACCCGGTGTTTTTCAAGATGGCCGCGCGCATAAAGCCGCATTAATTGAACCGAGTGGTTCGATTTAAAGCCGATCTGGTGCAAAAATGCAATACGCGCGACATCACAACGATGCCGCGCGTATAAATTTTACTGCCCGTATGGGCTCAGTTGGAAAGCGCCGCGTCGGTGATTTCCAGCGTATAGGCGCCTTCCGGCTCTTTGGTGATGACCGGGTCGGAACCGCCGCCGAGCAGAACCTCGACGGTGCGCTGATAGTCGGCCGGGTCGAGCGCGCCGTTGGAGCCGGCCGTCAGCTTGGCGACCTCGCGCATCATCCGCTTCTGGTGCTTTTCGGTCTGGGCGCCGGTGTCGTCATAGTCGAGCACGATCTCTGCGGCTTCGTCCGGGTTTTCCTCGGCCCATTTCCAGCCCTTCATCGAAGCGCGGACGAATTTGACCATGTCTTCCTTGAACTTGGGATCCTTCAGATCGTCTTCCAGAACATAAAGCCCGTCTTCCAGCGTCGCCACGCCCTCGTCTTCATATTTGAAGGTGTTGAGCTGATCTTCCGAGATGCCTGCATCCACGACCTGCCAGTATTCATTATAGGTCATGGTGGAAATACAGGCTGCCTGCTTCTGCAGCAGCGGATCGACATTGAAGCCCTGCTTCAGCACCGTCACGCCGTCCTCGCCGCCATCGGTCGGAATGCCGAGATGGGCCATCCACGACAGGAACGGATATTCATTGCCGTAGAACCAGACGCCGAGCGTCTTGCCGGGGAAATCCTCCGGGCTCATCACGTTGTTTTCCTTCAGGCAGGTCAGCATCATGCCGGAGGACTTGTAGGGCTGGGCGATGTTGACGAGCGGGACGCCCTTTTCGCGCGTGGCGAGCGCCGACGGCATCCAGTCGACGATCACGTCGGCGCCGCCGCCGGCCAGCACCTGTGCGGGCGCGATATCCGGGCCGCCGGGCTTGATCGTCACGTCGAGGCCTTCTTCCTCGTAAAAGCCCTTTTCAAGTGCCACGTAATAGCCGGCGAACTGGGCCTGCGTGACCCATTTGAGCTGCAGTGTGATTTCATCGGCTGAGAAGGCCTGCGACGCCCCAAGCATCATGCCGCCTGCGGCAAGCGCCGCGATAAAAGTCGATTTCATGGTTACGTTCCCCTATTTTGGCTCATTGCATCACGACCGCCCCGAACGGACGGAGGGATGCCAGAAGGTGACGACGCGCTGGATGAGCGCCACCACCCCGTAGAACGCGGAGCCGGCAACCGCCGCCACCGCTATTTCGGCCCAGACCATGTCGATATTGGCCCGGCCCACTTCCGTGGAAATCCGGAAACCCATGCCGACAGTGGGTGTGCCGAAAAATTCTGCCACAATAGCGCCGATCAGCGCCAGCGTGGAATTGATCTTCAAGGCGTTGAATATGAACGGCCATGCGGCCGGCAGGCGCAGCTTGATCAGCGTCTGCGACCACGAGGCGGCATAGGTGCGCATCAGGTCGCGCTCCATGTCGCTGGCCGAGGACAAGCCCTGAATGGTGTTGACCAGCATCGGAAAGAAGGTCGCGACCACCACCACGGCGGCCTTGGACGGCCAGTCGAAGCCGAACCACATCACCATGATCGGCGCGATGCCGACAATCGGCAGCGCCGAGACGAAATTGCCGAAGGGCAGCAGGCCCCGTTTCAGGAAGGGCGAGCGGTCGATCAGGATCGCCACGATGAAACCCGAGCCGCAGCCGAGCGCATAGCCGATCAGCACCGCCTTCAGGAAGGTCTGGCGAAAATCGGCCCAGAGAATCGGCAGCGAATTGGTGAGACGCACCCAGACATCGCTCGGCGCCGGCAGCAGGATCGGCGGAATGTCGAAGGCGATGACGACGCCTTCCCACAATATCAGCAGCGAAACGCCGAAGATCACAGGCACGGCGAACCATGCGATCCGGGACAGCGTGCGGTTGGAAAACTTCTGCCGTACCAGCCATTCGTTGAAGGCCCAGCCGCAGATCCAGAAGGCGAGCGCAAACCAGACGAAACCGCTCATGGCTTGACCCCCATACGCTTCAGAACCATGGCCTGCGCGACCCCGACAATGGCGACCAGGATGGAGGCGAGGATCGCCGCCATGAACAGCGCCGACCATATCTGCACCGTCTGGCCGTAATAGGAGCCGGAGAGCAGCCGCGCGCCGAGCCCGGCCACGGCGCCCGTCGGCAGTTCGGCGATGATCGCGCCGACCAGCGAGATCGCGATCGCGATCTTCAGCGAGGTGAACAGATAGGGCATGGCGGACGGCAGCCGCAGCTTCCACAGCACCTGCCGGTCATTGGCGTTATAGGTGCGCATCAGGTCGAGTTGCAGCGCATCGGGCGACCTCAGCCCCGAAACCATGCCGACGGCAACCGGAAAGAACGATAGATAGGTTGAAATCAGCGCCTTCGGCAGAAGCCCGGTGATGCCGATCGCGTTCAGCACCACGATCAGCATCGGCGCGATCGCGATGATCGGAATGGTCTGGCTGGCGATGATCCACGGCATCATCGAGCGTTCCATCGTGCGGTTATGGACGATGGCGATCGCCAGAATGATGCCGAAACCCGAGCCGATGGCAAAGCCGAGCAGCGTCGAGGACAGCGTGATCCAGGCATGGTAGACGAGGCTGCGCTTCGAGGTGATCTTCTTGTTCGCTGTCGTATCCCAAAGCTCGGCCGCCACCTGATGCGGCGACGGCAGCACCGGCCGCTCCAGCGTGTAGGACTGTTTCACGACTTCCGCGAAGGAAATCTCCTGCCCCGCGCGCCGCGCCTGATCCTCGAC from Martelella mediterranea DSM 17316 carries:
- a CDS encoding ABC transporter permease; protein product: MSGFVWFALAFWICGWAFNEWLVRQKFSNRTLSRIAWFAVPVIFGVSLLILWEGVVIAFDIPPILLPAPSDVWVRLTNSLPILWADFRQTFLKAVLIGYALGCGSGFIVAILIDRSPFLKRGLLPFGNFVSALPIVGIAPIMVMWFGFDWPSKAAVVVVATFFPMLVNTIQGLSSASDMERDLMRTYAASWSQTLIKLRLPAAWPFIFNALKINSTLALIGAIVAEFFGTPTVGMGFRISTEVGRANIDMVWAEIAVAAVAGSAFYGVVALIQRVVTFWHPSVRSGRS
- a CDS encoding urease accessory protein UreF, which codes for MRWSSRSSRCAAPITADTETITITAITTIDGGAVSGAALLRLLAWLSPAFPLGGFSYSGGLERAAHDRLLEDADDVAEWLAVSLRHGFLWNDAVLLCEAHRAAGDAERLATTAALAAALAGSRERHAETLALGAAFVAAAGAWSASGDEGLPPETPLPVAFGAVAASHGIGLEVACQGYLHAQVSQYISAAIRLSLAGQVAGLAVLSGLEQPILDQAARAAASTPDDLGGCAFSADIAALRHEVQHSRLFRS
- a CDS encoding efflux RND transporter periplasmic adaptor subunit; translated protein: MPKPTRLAAATAVLIALAAAPSVAADGETSAEPAVSLPAIVVTDATVKPLTEIVLATGTIRPVEEVFVQPLLEGLSIETIAAEIGDRVEAGAVLATLRTDMLELERSSLQANKARAEASLAQLKAQLTASEAAQTDARRQFERTQRLADNGSVSTSALEQAETEALRADASAAAAREAISVAHAEIAVTEAQIDDIALRLERTNIKAPVSGVISDKNARIGAIASGSSSPMFTIIEDGAIELVAQVPEDSVMKVAAGQKAKIELVGAGAPIMGTVRLVSPIVNDATRLADVFISIDNPESARSGMYASAEIITKQADDLALPLTAVNISQGSATVRRVKDGIVEVVDVETGIQDGETVQITSGLSEGDQVVAKAGAYVRAGDRINPVPASATASN
- a CDS encoding ABC transporter permease, with protein sequence MLRERVLPVATVVFAILAIWCVFVVVMNRQFVEDQARRAGQEISFAEVVKQSYTLERPVLPSPHQVAAELWDTTANKKITSKRSLVYHAWITLSSTLLGFAIGSGFGIILAIAIVHNRTMERSMMPWIIASQTIPIIAIAPMLIVVLNAIGITGLLPKALISTYLSFFPVAVGMVSGLRSPDALQLDLMRTYNANDRQVLWKLRLPSAMPYLFTSLKIAIAISLVGAIIAELPTGAVAGLGARLLSGSYYGQTVQIWSALFMAAILASILVAIVGVAQAMVLKRMGVKP
- a CDS encoding peroxiredoxin, which codes for MIGRKVPNVTFRTRVRDESIEGPNPFRWQDMTSDDYFKGKRVVLFSLPGAFTPTCSTYQLPDFEKLFPEFQAQGIDDIYCMSVNDAFVMNAWAKGQNLEHVKVIPDGSGEFTRKMGMLVNKDNLGFGMRSWRYAAIINDGVVEQWFEEEGFSDMCETDPYSVSSPQNILENLKREAKAA
- a CDS encoding Crp/Fnr family transcriptional regulator; the encoded protein is MNTTLNVSERRKAQFIETGLTAAMDMTTVNRLMECASFINAAPPDLLFLEGDPARYFYSVVTGYVRLFRQNNEGREGDIRICGPGDTFGDDLVFSGDTCRYSAQAAENATLVCYDLAKVRQIAANDDGSMARVLAMSLATQLQQAIDCVADDRLNTALQRVAHYLLSQCPGDTAPASFRLACRKSLLAGKLGLAPEALSRAFGALKTLGVNVHGRTIEITDIEALKRL
- the ureE gene encoding urease accessory protein UreE; the protein is MQRVTSFIPASEGGGAVAGRVELTHDGRHLRRKALKLEDGSSVMLDLKEAVLFATGDRLVLEDGRTIEIVAAPEELYEIHAHGRLHLIELAWHLGNRHLPAQIEEGRILILRDHVIRQMLEGLGAHVHEVVEPFQPVRGAYHSGHGDHHHHGHHHD
- the ureG gene encoding urease accessory protein UreG, whose product is MKSENGPLRVGIGGPVGSGKTALTEKLCKALSRDYSVAVVTNDIYTREDAEALVRMQALTSDRIVGVETGGCPHTAIREDATINLQAIAGLNSRIPDLDIIFIESGGDNLAATFSPDLADITIYVISVCQGEEIPRKGGPGITRSDMLVINKKDLAPYVEVDLDVMARDSERMRNGGPTVFTDLKRGDGVEAVVAFLKEAGGL
- a CDS encoding ABC transporter substrate-binding protein, which encodes MKSTFIAALAAGGMMLGASQAFSADEITLQLKWVTQAQFAGYYVALEKGFYEEEGLDVTIKPGGPDIAPAQVLAGGGADVIVDWMPSALATREKGVPLVNIAQPYKSSGMMLTCLKENNVMSPEDFPGKTLGVWFYGNEYPFLSWMAHLGIPTDGGEDGVTVLKQGFNVDPLLQKQAACISTMTYNEYWQVVDAGISEDQLNTFKYEDEGVATLEDGLYVLEDDLKDPKFKEDMVKFVRASMKGWKWAEENPDEAAEIVLDYDDTGAQTEKHQKRMMREVAKLTAGSNGALDPADYQRTVEVLLGGGSDPVITKEPEGAYTLEITDAALSN
- a CDS encoding efflux RND transporter permease subunit, yielding MNFSAWAIRNPVAPLLAMGLLLFLGLQAFKDMPVTRFPNIDVPVVAVTVAQSGAAPAELEMQVTKKIEDAIASVTGVDELNSTVTDGISTTSVLFRMEVSPDEALRDVKDAIDNIRSDLPATAEDPVVRKIDVEGQAIQTFAVSSPNMSLEELSWFVDDKVERALQGIKGVGRVDRYGGADREIQVSLDADKLASYGITASEVNAQLRQTNADVGSGRGQVGGSEQAIRTLGDSRSVSDLASTTIALGGGRYARLSDLGTVTDTYEEPRTFARHGGEPVVSFGVFRSKGASEVTVADAVAEALDEVRAENPDVSISLIDDAVYFTKGNYTAAMDTLYEGALLAIIVVFLFLHNWRATLIAAVALPLSVIPTFWIMDMLGFSLNLVSLISLTLATGILVDDAIVEVENIERHINMGKTPYRAALEAADEIGLAVIATSFTIIAVFVPVSFMPGIPGQYFIQFGLTVAFAVFFSLVVARLITPVMAAYMLKPSKHKHKEDAEHNDGRIMRSYTAAVRWTTKWRYATLVAAIGVLAVSLFFMARIPGSFIPPEDASRIVLSVELPPNARLSDTEEMTDLIAERIEGYDGVEDVTVLGGSSPLGDLEYRRATITVTLGKLAHSLPEALVNDMLGSLPLIGQYLPKIPPSGREIPQWQIEQEILAGLSDIPDLRITKLNDRGQRDIEFNFLSDNEEDLQEAVAILEAKLRTEPMLDKVSSEGALPRPELKIRPKKEIAARLGITPAQISETVRVATVGDIDANLAKISLDNRLIPVRVRTDLKLRRDLAAIRALKIKAASGEMVPLSVVADVDYSEGVSTVQRYDRHRVVSIGANLPPGVALDPATAKFREIVDSTDLPASVTLAESGDAKILAEMQQSFMNAMMLGLFLVLAVLILLFKDVIQPFTILFSLPLALGGVAIALIVTDNPISMPVLIGLLMLMGIVTKNAILLVDFAKEAIWHGLDRRQALVEAGRKRARPIIMTSIAMSAGMLPAALGVGEGSSFRAPMAIAVIGGIIVSTALSLLVVPAFFMIMDDLARLLRWVFGRFIGKADPNDVVYTAETAGRMSEANRAKLARLEERVETLEGDRDNLSKRGMA